A region of Vibrio tubiashii ATCC 19109 DNA encodes the following proteins:
- a CDS encoding DUF805 domain-containing protein, whose translation MRFYLLAWRRSFDFSGCSSKQEFWRFFLVHALVSLVCILADVAMKSWFDATYGILSLFPTLSAIARRLHDSGKSGYWGFVFFVPIAGPFWLVYLLAQPTLTHMTEEASA comes from the coding sequence ATGCGGTTTTATTTATTGGCGTGGAGGCGCAGTTTTGACTTCTCTGGCTGCTCGTCGAAACAAGAATTTTGGCGGTTCTTCCTTGTACATGCCTTGGTTAGTTTGGTTTGTATATTGGCTGATGTTGCGATGAAAAGTTGGTTTGATGCTACCTATGGGATTTTGAGCTTATTTCCTACTCTTTCTGCCATAGCTCGAAGGCTCCACGATAGTGGTAAATCAGGATATTGGGGCTTTGTGTTTTTCGTCCCAATTGCAGGGCCATTTTGGTTGGTTTACCTGTTAGCTCAACCGACTCTTACGCATATGACTGAGGAGGCGTCAGCATGA
- a CDS encoding endonuclease/exonuclease/phosphatase family protein, producing the protein MLTNKTLTFATANLFNFVEPPKAFYDFENIYDGEAWKEKCRWTQEKLNILNADIVGVQEVFSIDAARILFEGLGYPHFAVVDEPHLEQDYICSQPVVAIASRYPIVSVSAVTPLTSIEESYQVKAPDFSRKPIYATVEIPDIGEVAVYVCHLKSQRPTDSLDAEKSHSLIGQWLSSQQRGWEAVMLRLFMEQQYNNNPIPTVLMGDMNQAISSNITGLLTQQVNEDDKQLRLRDSWQLQSTSVIESERPPTHYHFAKGNVLDYILLSQEFQPDSQYSMADVTEYQTLDAHLINPSFEKDKQASDHAFVAVTVQFVL; encoded by the coding sequence TTGCTGACCAATAAAACGCTGACTTTCGCTACAGCGAATCTGTTTAATTTTGTAGAGCCTCCAAAGGCGTTTTACGACTTTGAAAACATCTATGATGGCGAAGCATGGAAAGAGAAGTGTCGCTGGACTCAAGAAAAACTCAACATCCTAAACGCGGACATTGTTGGTGTTCAAGAAGTGTTTAGTATCGACGCCGCGCGAATATTGTTTGAAGGGCTGGGCTACCCTCATTTTGCCGTTGTTGATGAACCTCATTTGGAGCAGGACTATATTTGCTCTCAACCCGTTGTCGCCATTGCATCACGATACCCAATTGTCAGCGTCAGTGCCGTCACTCCGCTAACTTCGATTGAAGAGAGCTATCAGGTTAAGGCTCCCGACTTTAGCCGCAAACCAATTTATGCCACGGTCGAGATACCAGATATCGGCGAGGTAGCCGTTTATGTCTGTCACCTTAAGTCACAACGGCCAACAGACAGCCTTGATGCAGAGAAATCTCACTCCCTTATTGGTCAATGGTTATCCAGCCAGCAAAGGGGATGGGAAGCGGTTATGCTACGACTGTTTATGGAACAACAATATAACAATAACCCAATCCCAACGGTGCTGATGGGAGATATGAACCAAGCGATAAGCAGCAATATTACTGGTTTACTGACTCAGCAAGTCAATGAAGATGATAAACAACTCAGGCTAAGAGATAGCTGGCAGCTTCAATCTACATCGGTAATTGAAAGTGAGCGACCACCCACTCACTATCATTTTGCCAAAGGGAATGTGCTCGACTACATTCTGCTGTCACAGGAGTTTCAACCCGACTCTCAGTATTCGATGGCTGACGTCACAGAGTACCAAACACTGGATGCCCACTTGATCAACCCAAGCTTTGAAAAAGACAAGCAAGCCAGTGACCATGCCTTTGTCGCTGTAACAGTTCAGTTTGTTCTATAA
- a CDS encoding CopD family protein: MYGLLVTLHILAATIWTGGHIVLAVVVLPRVLRERSAQRLLDFESVYEKIGMPALVIQIITGLMLAYRMLPDVSLWFDMSIPISHGIVAKLTLLLLTFLFALDARFRVIPKLSESNLTDMALHIIPVTVFSILFVIVGVSFRVGWLY; this comes from the coding sequence ATGTATGGTTTGTTAGTCACATTACATATACTCGCGGCGACTATTTGGACAGGAGGGCATATCGTACTAGCTGTGGTCGTGCTGCCTAGGGTGCTACGAGAACGTTCTGCCCAGCGACTTTTAGATTTTGAATCTGTCTATGAAAAAATAGGTATGCCTGCGCTAGTTATTCAAATCATTACAGGACTTATGTTGGCATACAGAATGTTACCTGATGTGAGTTTATGGTTTGATATGTCTATTCCAATTTCGCACGGGATTGTCGCTAAACTTACTCTGCTATTACTTACTTTTCTATTCGCATTAGATGCAAGGTTCCGAGTGATTCCTAAATTATCAGAATCTAATCTCACTGATATGGCATTGCACATTATCCCGGTTACTGTTTTCTCAATACTGTTTGTTATTGTTGGCGTATCTTTTCGAGTTGGATGGTTGTACTAG
- a CDS encoding LysR family transcriptional regulator, with the protein MESHSLDDLYLFVSIARYRSLTQASEHLNIPLATLSRKLKKLETSLGCRLLNRSAHHFVLTPDGERYRQQCEPLLQGLENVTTRIATERQSLSGTLKISAPINMTQMWLKKCVYEFSEKHPNICIDLDVQNEKVNLVSNRIDVTFRLGDLIEQDWIARKLWSIPFGLCASRSYLEQYEPITHPKQLVNHRLITLNNDRTWTLINQLTNETYCEQPKCHFASNDVLLVRDAVIQGLGIAWIPTYYFHDLNQEHFNLQPLLPDWLAPGKEVYMMYRDRGNRPARVDAFIEHVIDWKNRFKMFI; encoded by the coding sequence ATGGAATCTCATTCTCTAGACGATTTATATTTATTTGTTTCCATAGCGCGTTATCGCAGCCTTACACAAGCCTCTGAGCACTTAAATATTCCTCTTGCAACCTTGAGCCGAAAGCTTAAAAAGCTAGAAACTAGCTTAGGATGTCGATTGCTCAACAGAAGTGCGCATCACTTCGTATTAACACCAGATGGAGAAAGGTATAGGCAGCAATGTGAACCTTTACTTCAGGGTTTAGAAAACGTTACAACTCGTATTGCAACCGAGCGCCAGTCCCTATCGGGCACACTCAAGATATCAGCCCCAATCAACATGACCCAAATGTGGTTAAAGAAATGTGTCTATGAATTTTCGGAAAAGCATCCCAACATATGCATTGATTTAGATGTGCAAAATGAAAAGGTCAACCTAGTTTCCAATCGTATCGACGTCACATTTCGTCTCGGGGATCTCATCGAGCAGGATTGGATTGCTCGTAAACTTTGGTCCATTCCTTTCGGGCTATGCGCATCACGGAGTTACTTAGAGCAGTACGAACCAATCACTCATCCTAAACAACTGGTTAATCATCGACTAATTACTTTAAACAACGACCGCACTTGGACGTTAATCAACCAGCTAACCAATGAAACATATTGTGAGCAGCCTAAATGTCATTTCGCTTCTAATGATGTTCTACTTGTCCGCGATGCAGTCATTCAAGGACTGGGGATTGCTTGGATACCCACCTATTATTTTCATGACCTTAATCAGGAACACTTCAACTTACAGCCGTTGTTGCCTGACTGGCTGGCTCCCGGTAAAGAAGTCTATATGATGTATAGAGACAGAGGAAATCGCCCAGCAAGAGTCGATGCTTTTATTGAGCATGTTATTGATTGGAAAAACCGATTTAAAATGTTTATCTAG
- a CDS encoding DMT family transporter codes for MSKHLSVWGGVVIAIFFWSSNFNVIKAIDGNISPLVSAALRFSIAALILLILRWGMRYPHEVKLKSKDMFSLFIIATIGVTLQNCSIFYAMTFTVPVNAAVVQANMPLVAILLSGLILNSPISYKTILGALVSFVGVIIVITGGEMTSIALNIGDILMACALLSGCLYTILAKRLTPHIPVGQQLRWVLSIGAMQMLFIATLQSDFGKSIDSIGVQDLALITYMSLFGTLIAYYFWVKGAIVLGPDKTASLFNIMPVFTLLISIYFGQHVEWVHVLGIVLVGVGVFIGNSNPFKKVSIEAVKA; via the coding sequence ATGTCTAAACATTTATCTGTTTGGGGCGGCGTTGTTATCGCTATCTTTTTCTGGTCTAGCAACTTTAACGTCATTAAAGCTATCGATGGAAATATATCGCCGCTAGTTTCCGCAGCTTTAAGATTTTCAATAGCTGCTTTGATTTTACTGATATTGAGATGGGGTATGCGATACCCACATGAAGTAAAGCTTAAGAGTAAAGACATGTTCTCGTTGTTTATCATCGCGACAATCGGAGTCACTCTACAAAACTGTTCAATTTTTTATGCGATGACTTTCACTGTTCCCGTCAATGCGGCAGTCGTTCAAGCAAATATGCCTCTAGTCGCTATTTTGCTCTCAGGGCTCATTCTTAATTCCCCCATTTCGTATAAAACAATCTTAGGTGCGTTAGTGAGCTTTGTTGGAGTGATTATTGTCATTACTGGTGGGGAAATGACGTCAATAGCACTGAATATTGGTGACATTCTTATGGCGTGCGCCTTGTTGAGTGGTTGTTTATATACGATTTTAGCGAAGCGTTTGACACCTCATATACCTGTAGGACAGCAACTGAGGTGGGTGTTGAGCATTGGTGCTATGCAAATGCTATTTATCGCAACTCTTCAAAGTGATTTTGGCAAAAGTATCGATTCTATTGGTGTTCAGGATTTGGCACTAATAACCTATATGAGCCTATTCGGAACTTTGATTGCATATTACTTTTGGGTGAAAGGTGCGATAGTCCTTGGACCGGATAAAACGGCATCGTTGTTCAATATCATGCCTGTGTTTACTTTACTGATTTCTATCTACTTTGGTCAGCATGTTGAATGGGTTCATGTTTTAGGCATTGTTTTGGTCGGTGTTGGAGTGTTTATTGGCAACTCAAACCCCTTTAAAAAGGTATCGATTGAAGCGGTGAAAGCATAG
- a CDS encoding DUF4345 family protein has product MDTTLQILVGIFTLMLTGLGVMSMFAPQKMLANFALEPIGKAGLNTVRSVMGGLFLASVAMLVFGLTSGDTEGYFFVAVVMLAVAIGRIVGIVLDGFDKAVVPPLVLELVIAGVLTFAHFKNGGFY; this is encoded by the coding sequence ATGGATACTACACTGCAAATACTGGTAGGAATTTTCACTCTGATGCTAACTGGACTCGGTGTGATGTCGATGTTCGCCCCTCAAAAAATGTTAGCTAACTTCGCGCTTGAGCCCATCGGTAAAGCGGGTCTCAATACCGTTCGCTCCGTCATGGGCGGTCTATTTTTAGCCAGCGTAGCAATGCTGGTGTTTGGACTAACCTCTGGCGATACAGAAGGCTACTTCTTTGTTGCAGTCGTCATGCTCGCTGTCGCGATAGGTCGCATCGTCGGTATTGTGCTTGATGGGTTTGATAAAGCTGTAGTACCGCCGCTAGTTCTAGAGCTCGTCATTGCAGGCGTATTGACCTTCGCACACTTCAAAAATGGCGGGTTTTATTGA